GCTTTTCCTTCAGCAGTTCAATCAGCCGCTGCTGCTCTGCGATCAATGCGTCAATACGCGCCGTTTCATAGTCAAGAAAACGAGCAATTTGGGTTTGTTCGCCTAATGGAGGATTGGTTATTGGCAGATTCTCAATAACACTCATTCCAATATTTTGTTGGGTTCCAAAGCTCCAGTGAAGAACAACTGACTCTTGAAAACTGCGTGACCTCATCGAGAAAAGAACGAAATAAGGATGATGACTTTGGTTGCAGCGTATGACTGCTAATGGAGACCAAATATTAAATTCATCTTCGGTTTCAACGATTGCCGTAACTCCAGTCGTAGCACCAGACTTAACCATGTAAATGTCGTGCTTCTGGGGCTTATATTTTTTTGAGAATCGATTGTGGTCTTCTCTGGATATGTACTTTGCCTTGGTAAAGTCTACTTTTCCTGAAGATACTGCTTCAGCCGATATAAAAAGAACACCGTCATCAATGAAGTTAGGAGTTTCATGCGGTCCATCGGTAACTGGCGTTGAAACTAAGTGCTTCAGTGGCATTACATCCCAATGCTCAGGCACTTCCCCCAACCATTCCACCCCAGAATCCTTATACGCCTCATACTTCGGAAAGCTCATCGGTCTTCTCCTGTCGCCACATTTAGCGCATAAAACTCATGCAATTTTGCTTGCAACAGCGCCTTGTCCGGCAACTGTGTTTGGTACTCCGCAATCAGCGCAGGCGATAGCGATCGATTTAGGGCATACTTCACCACCTCATCATCCTTGCTCGCACACAACAGCACCCCAATCGCCGGGTTTTCGTGGGGCTTGCGCTCATCGCGATCCAACGCCTCCAGATAAAAATTCAGCTTACCCAAATACTCCGGCTCAAACCGTCCCACCTTTAGCTCCACCGCCACCAAGCAATTCAGCCCTCGATGGAAAAATAATAGATCTAGCGCAAAATCGCGCCCTCCCACCTGCACCGGATATTCTGAGCCGACAAAACAAAAATCGCGCCCCAGTTCAATCAAAAAATCCTTTAGCTGCCTCAGCAAGCCCTGGTGTAGATCTGCCTCGGTATGCAGTTCGGGCAACTCCAAAAACTCCACCATATAGGCATCCCGAAAAACATCCACCGCCGTAGGATGAGATTGTGCCGCCACTGGTGACACTTTTACCGGATTCAACACACTGCGCTCAAATAGGGCAATCTTAAATTGTCGTTCTAGCTCCCGGCTAGACCACTTTTCCTGAATCGCCAACCGTAGGTAAAACTCCCGCTCCTCCGGGTGTTTACTCTGGTTGAGAATAATTAAATTGTGAGTCCAGGGCAATTGTGACAGCACTGCTGTCACAATTGTCTCATCCTGATAAGTCTCATAGAACTTCCGCATCCGAAACAGATTTCGCCGCGTAAACCCGCGCAGCCCCGGCTGAGTCCGGGCCAGATAATCCGCCAACTGCTGCACCACCCCCTCGCCCCATTCCGCCTGTGCCAGCTTGTGGCTTAGGTATGCCCCCACCTGCCAGTACAGCTCTACCAGTTGGGTATTCACCGCCTGCGTCGCTCTTTGTTTAGCAGATTGGATCATCTCCACCACTTCTGCAAAGCTTTGCTCCATGGCCTGATCTAGGGGCCCCGTCATGCTGATAGCTCCTCGATCATCTGCTTAATGCGATCCGTACAGGCCTTTAGATCGCGGTCAATCTCCTCCAAGGGGCGCGGCGGCTGAAACACATAGAAATGCCGATTAAACGGAATCTCGAACCCCACAATGCCCACCTCCCCATCAATAGCATCGCACTTGCCCTGATCAATCCAGGCATCGGGCACATGGGGTTTCACCTCCCGCTCAAAGTAGTCGTAGATCGACTCACCCAGGGGCACATTTTCATAATCTCGTAGCCCCGTATCCGGCTCCGGCTGTCCCTTAGGCTTATCCTTCACCCGGCAAATCTCCGCTTCTGGGTGGCGTTCTCCAAACGCATTCAGTAACACCTTCAGCACTGCCGCACTGGCATCAATCTCCTGCATGGCTAGAGCCTGTTTCAGCCGTTTGATAAACGGGGCACGACTGAGGTGCAGCGGCTCTTTTTCTAACGTTTGCAGCGCTGTAATTAGTCGGCTTTGCACCTCCCCATCTAGCTTTTGCACCGCCTTTTCATCTAGAGCAGCCTTGATGCGATCGGGCGTCACCTGAAACGCCAGCCGCAGCGGACGCTCAATGGTGATGCGGCGATAGCCAAAGGCCTCGATGGGAAAAATCTTGCTCTGGGGTGTTGCTTCAAACCGACCGTAGAGGCGCACTAGGTCATCAATTTGCTCCTCGTTGAGATACTGGCGCTTGCTGCCCAGCGACTTGCGCATTTTACTGAAATGCTGCGTGCCGTCGATCAGTTGCACCTGGCCCCGGCGCAGCTCTGGCTTGTGGTTCGACAAAATCCATACATAGGTGGCAATGCCCGTGTTGTAGAACATATCCGTCGGCAGAGCAATAATCGCTTCCACCAGATCGCTTTGCAGCAGGTAGCGGCGAATTTCTGACTCCCCACTGCCTGCCCCGCCGGTAAACAGCGGTGAGCCATTGAGAATGATGCCAATGCGAGAACCACCTTCCTGGGACGGGCGCATTTTGCTTACTAGGTGCAGCAGAAACAGCAGCGACCCATCCGACACGCGGGGCAGACCGGGGCCAAAGCGGCCAGCAAAGCCCCGCTCGTTGTGCTCATCGGTGACCTGCTTTTGCACCTTCTTCCACTCCACCCCAAAGGGCGGATTGCTGAGCATAAAGTCGAAGTGGCTGGTGGCAAGCTGATCGTCTGATAGGGTATTGCCCAGCTTGATATTGCTCACCGTCTGCCCCTTGATCAGCATGTCCGCCTTGCAGATGGCATAGCTTTCGGGGTTTAGCTCCTGCCCATGCAGCGACACGGTGACTTGCTTGCTAATAGCCTGAATGTATTCATCCCCCTCCGACAAAAAGCCGCCGGTGCCTGCGGTGGGATCGTAAATAGTGACAATGCTATGGGGCTTAAGCTTGTGGTCTTGCCCGGTGATCACAAGAGACGTGGTCAGGTGGACGATATCGCGGGGGGTGAAGTGTTCCCCGGCCGTTTCGTTGGAACTCTCAGCAAACTTGCGGATCAGCTCCTCAAAGATGATGCCCATGCCAAAGTTGTCGATGTGGGCAGGGCTGAGATCCGTCGCCGCAAAACGCTGCACCACTTGATAGAGCAAGTCGCTGGTGGCCAACTGTTGCACAAAATCCTCGAAGTGGAAATGCTCGAAGATTTCCCGCGCATCGCTGCTAAACGACTGCACATAGCTCATCAGGTCATCGGCAGTCTGGGTGTCTGACAATGTGCCTAGGGATAGGGGCGAGGTATTGTAAAACTGCTGATCGGCAGCCCGCAGCAGCAGTTTTTCGCGGGCTAGGTCGGGCTTGGTCTGGTGCTCCTTGGCGGCGTCTAACACCGTCTGCTTGTTAGCCTCCAACACACATTCCAGCCGTCGCAATAGGGTAAAGGGCAGAATGATGCGGCCATACTGCGATTGCTTGAAGTCTCCCCGCAACAGGTCGGCGATCGCCCAGAGAAAAGCGGCTGTTTGGGAGTGGTTGGTCGGGTTCATGGCGATGATCAGAGGATAGAACTTGATAGGAAACAGGGGAGATCAAGGATCACAGGAGCGATCGAAACAGGTGTCAACGCCGGAGCATTGGCACCATAAATATATCGTTCCTACGCTCAGTGTGGGAATGCTCCCTAGCGGCACTCCTGCGCCCAGACCCCAAGAGTCTCAGGAGCAACCAAGAGAGGTGTCAACGCCGGAGCATTGGCACCATAAAATTCCTCTTAGCTCGAACGGCGCTGCCCCAGAAGAATCGGAATCAGCAGCAGTTCGACGCCGACCAGTAGACAGATGGAAATTAGGAAAATCAGCGTGCCGATGGCATTGAGGGCTGGGGTGAGGTTTGCGCCGAGAAAGGTGTAAATCGCCACGGGCAGGGTTTGCTTGAAGCCAGATACAAACCAGGCAATTACAAATTCATCGAAGGAAAAGGTGAAGGCTAGCAGCCAAGAGCCAGCAATGCCGGGAATTGACCAAGGTAAGACGACTCGCCATAGAGCTTGCCATTCGGTTGCTCCCAGATTCCAAGCGGCTTCTTCCAAGTCTTTAGGCATTTGCGATAGACGTAACCCAATCAGGGCGATCGCTGTGGGAATTAAAATCACTACGTGGGTGAGAAAGATGCTGATCAGTTTGCCTTGAAGCTGTAGGCGAGACAGCAGCCCCAAAAAGGCCACGCCTAAAATCAGCGGCGGGATGATGATCGGGATGATCAACACAATGGACAGAAATTTTTTGCCCAGAAACTGGAAGCGATTTAGGACATAGGCGGCGCAGAAGCCTAGGACTGTGGCGGCGGCGGCGGCGGCGGGGGAAATCCATAGGCTATAGCCAAGGGACTGGATCAAGCGTCCATCCCTAAACAGGTCGCCGTACCAGCGTAAGGTCCATCCCGTCCAGGGCAAGGTGGGAAAGCGGGAGTTTTCAAAGGAGAAAATCACCAAGGTCAAAATGGGCAGCATCAGGAAGAGATACATGCCGCCAAGGTAGAGCCAGCCGACCAGTTTGAGTAGGTTGATGGAGCGGGTGGGACGGGCGGAGAGTTTGATGGCAGTCATGGGCACCTCAGTCGCGGGGAGGGTCGGATAGTTTCAAACCCGCTGCTAGGATCACCAACAGCAGAATCACTAAGATGGTTGCTAGGGCAGAGGTGCGGGGTAGGTTGGTGGTGCCGGCATATTCATTGAGCACCACGGTGGAAAAGAGGGGAATGGGGCCGAAGATCGATCGCCCGGTGCCGCCGCCCAAAACAATGCCAGACAGTACATCGCCCGCACTGATGATGATGCCAAACAGAGCGCTGTAGATGATGCCGGGCTTGCTGAGGGGCAGCAGGACGCGCCAAAAGGTTTGCCACTGGGTAGCTCCTAGGTTACGGGAAGCTTCCAGCAGGGCGCGATCGCTGTTGCGCAACACCAGGTAGAGAATCAGGATGACGATGGGCGCGAGGTAGTGCAAAATGCCGATGCGGGTGGCCACCTGGGTAAAAATAATCGGCAGCGGCTCTTGAATCACCTGCAGTTTCAGCAGCAGGGTATTGAACAAGCCGTTGCGATTAAGAATCGTTTGCCAGGCGTAGAGCCGGAGAATATAGCTGCTCCAAAAGGGGGCGATCGCCAGCAGGACGGCAAAGCGCTGCAATCGTTCAGGGACGCCAAACACCAGCATCAAGGCGAAGGGATAGCACAGGAGGATGGCGAGAATGGTGGTGGTGCTAGCAACCCAGGCGGTTTGCAGCAGGGCATAGGCATAGCGCGATCGCGTGAAGAGCTGGCTGAAAATATCGATGTAGTTGTCGAGGGAAAAGCCGGGAATGGCCCGATAGTTTTCGGTACTCCAAAAGCCAATCCAAATCAAGAACAGCAGCGGCAACAGAAAAAAGATGCCGTTGTAGATCACCACCGGGGCCAGACCGATGTATTTGAGGCCGCTGCGTTCGTTGGGCGTAGCAATGGGGCGGGTGGCGGGTGGATGGCTCATCGTTCTCTCTCCAGCGATCGCGTGTCCTCCAGCAGCACCGTATCCTGGGATGACCAATGGAGCACAAGGTCGGTGTTGATGGCAATGCGCAGACTATCGCTGAAGGATTCTTGGCAAATCAGGTTCAGTTCATGTCCTGATTCGGTTTCTAGAAGATAGCTCATCTGGGAGCCCATGAACTCTCGTCCTCGCAGACTAGCTTTGAGGCTATTGTCGGTTTTTTCGGTGGGATCAAGCCGCATCTTGTCGGCAGGGACGACCACGGTAACCATGTCGCCTACGCTATGGTTCACCTGGCCGGGCTGGGCGCAGATCAGACCTTGGGGACATTGGATGGTCAACGTGTGGTCGTCATTGAGCGATCGCACCTGGCCATCAAAGAGGTTGTTATTGCCGACAAATTCCGCCACAAAATGGCTTTGGGGACGGGTATACAGATCGGCGGGAGAGCCAATTTGTTCAATCCGCCCCTGGTTCATCACCACAATCCGATCGGCCATGGCAAAGGCTTCATTTTGATTGTGGGTGATGTAAACAAAGGCGATATTCAACGTTTGCTGGAGGCGCTTGAGTTCCCCTTGCATCCGCAGCCGCAGATGAGCATCGAGGGCGCTCATGGGCTCATCCAGCAGCAAAATCTTCGGTTCCATCACTAGGGCGCGGGCGATCGCCACCCGCTGCTTTTGACCACCGCTGAGCGCCCCCACCCGGCGCTTGAGAAAGTCGCTGAGGTGAACCAATTCAGCAACTTGATGCACTTTGTCTTTAACGGCAGCCCGGTTATGGGACTTGAGCGTTAGCCCAAAGGCGATGTTCTGGAAAACGTTCAGGTGGGGAAATAGGGCAAAGCTTTGCCACACCAGCGGTGTATGACGCTGATGGACGGGCAATTGGCCAATGGGTTGCCCATGCAGCCAGATTTCCCCGGATGACATAGACTCTAGCCCCGCAATTAACCGCAGCAGCGTGGTTTTACCGCAGCCGCTGGGGCCCATAATGGCGACAAACTCGCCAGGATCCACATGTAGGTTGATGTCGCTGAGAACGGACAGTTGATTGAACTGTTTAGCGATCGCCCGCAGTTCTAGAGCAGGAGCGCTGGAGGTCTCTGCTGTCCTTGCCTGAGCGACGGGTATGGAGGAGGGTGGATTGGTCGAGGTTGAACTCATCTTAGTGTTAAACCACAGAGCAATAGGAAACAGTTACCCAGCATCTGGCTAGGTAGAGCCTGGCGAAGAAGACCGGCGGGCACGGTTACGTGGCCTTAAATTCGTTGTAGATGTCTTGCCAAGCTTTTTCGTCTTGTTGCGTCGGAAGCTGGCGGGCGCGGGTGCGTTCTAGCTGGCTTTCCACTAAAAGCTTGCTGGCGTCGCTAGGGTCAGCCACATAGCCCAACAACTGTTTCTCATCGTCATTGAGATACTCAATGACTTTGACGTTAGGAGCAAGACCTTTATAGGCTTGGGCATTGGCTAGGCGGGCCTGCACCTCAGGGCGAGACATGTATTCTACCCAGCTTTGGGCTAGTTCTGGGTTGGGGCTATCGGCACAGATCGCAGCACCTTCACTCCAGCGGATCGCTCCTTCCTCAGGCACGATGGCGGTAAATTCTTGATTACCGTCTGCGATCGCATTTTGAATCACCCAGTCACCCACGGGCCCCGCCGTCACATCACCGTTGATGAACGCATTGACAATATCCTGTACACTAGGGGTCACCAGCGCCACATTGGGCTTCATGCGTAGCATCCAGGCCTTAACCTCCTCCAGTTGGGCATCGGTGAGGTCGTAGGGGTTAGGATTCTCGGGGAAGAGGGCTAAGCTAGCATTCCCCATATTGGGCAGATACCAATCAAATAGAGCTAGCTTGCCAGCTAAGTCTTCTCTTAACAGGAACTCCCAACTAGTGACCTCCGAGGGTGGAATAATGCTTTGGTTGAAGGCAATGCCGTAGTTGCCAAAGCGGGTACCCACTGCCATCATCTGGTCATCTTCGTAGAAGCCGGGAAAGTCTTGATACACCGGATAGTAGTCGCTTAAGTTCGGTACGGTGGATGGGTCAATGGGGGCGATCGCGCCCAGAGCCATCAGCTTGGTCACATATTCCCCATCGGAAATGAGGGCATCGTAGGTGCCAGCGGGCGACTGGTTGAAAAATTGCAGCATTTGTTCGCCACCCAAATAGGTTTTGAACTCTACCGTGACACCGTATTCTTCTTCAAAGCCGCGAATCACCTCGGGTTCGTCGTAGCCCGGCCAGGTCAGCAAGCGTAGGGTATTGCCTGATGAACTAGCGGGCGTATCTCCGGTGGTTACAGCCGTTTCACTGGAAGGGCTACAGCCGATCAGGCGAGTGGATACAGCGGCCAAGGAGGCTGTGGAGGCAAATTGGATGAATCGACGGCGGGAGAAGGCTCTCAAGAGTTGAGCTTCACGGTTGAAACCAGCGGACGGACGAGGTCGTTGTGACATAGTGATGAACCGATGGAGAAATATGTACGGATGCAGCCAGATGTAGGAGGACGAATCAGGAAACAGCAAGCAAGCTCAGGCCGAGTCAGAGAGCTGATTGTACGGTAGTGAATCGGAGACCTGGGAAAAGTTGTTTACACTACATATTGCGCTGGGCTTATAGACGCCTAACCTATTGAGAGTCTTCAGGTAAGGTGGGCAGATCCGGAACTGGCTGAAGCTGCTGCTGCCAGGATTGAATCCGCAGTTGGGCGGCCGCATAGGCTTCGGTGCGCGGTGGCACGTTCTGGGCGATCGCAATGGCATTTTCCAGATCCACCACGGCCTGTTGCTCTGCTGCGTTGAGCAGTTGGTAGCTCCAAGTGTTAATCATTTGATCGGCTTCGGAACGGCTGCTGTTGCTGGCCGGCACCTCATTGGCTAGTTGAATGGCGGCGACGAGGCCGGATATCGTACCGCTGCTGGCGATCGCATAGGCATCTTGCAGGGGAATTTGTCCTTCCAGGCGGTTGCGCCAGGTGGTTACTTCCGCTTGGGCATCGGCCCGCAGGGCCCGACCTTCAGAAATCTGTTGAGCAGTGGAGATGGCCCCTCGCCAGTCGCCAGCATTGGCCAATTGGCGTGCCCGATCGAGAATCGGTTGATCTTCCATACGCTGCATCTGGGCCGTCCAGGTGGCAATCCGGTCTTGGGCGGTGCTGGAGAGGGTGCGCCCCGGCTGAATCTGCTGGGCGGTGGCGATCGCTTGCTGTAATGCTGCGGCAGTTCCCTGCTGGGCAAGCTGGTTGGCCTGGTCAAGAATCGGCTGGTCTTCAATTCGCTGGATTTGGCTCAGCCATTCAGACTCCAAACGTTGCGCTTCGCCAGCACGGGGATTACCGTCGGGAATCATCTGGGTTTCAGCGATCGCTGCTCGCAGGTCAGATACCGTACCCGGACGAGCCACCTGCCGGGCCGTGTCGATGCGGGCTACGTCTTGGAGTTCTAACCGCCACTGGCGAATCAAGGTCTGGGCTCGGCTATAGAGAGGGCGATCGCGCCGTAGCCGCTGGGCTTGCAAAATGGCGGCCTCGATATCTAGAGCCGTGCCGCGCCAAGCCTGGCTTTGGGCTGAGGCTATGGTGAGAAAATCCTGTGCCTCCTCTCCAAGATTAATATCGTCGGGAATGCTTTCGATGATGGCGATCGCTCCCTCGTAGTCTTCCCGGTCGAGGGCCGCTTGAGCGAGGTCTAAAAAGTCTTCCCCAATGCTCTTCAGCAGCGCTTGGGCTCCATCATGGGCATAGCTCGTGCTGCTAATGCTCTGCACCAGTTGAATGGCCTCGATGAGACTGTCTGGATCCCCCCGCTCAGCTAAGCGTTGAGCCTCACCCAACATTTCGCCATCCTTTCGGGCGACGGCGATAATCTCCTGCAGCTCATCATGCTTAACGGTGCGCCAATACTCATTCTCCACAGAGAGAAGCTGGTTGGAGGTGCGAAAGGCTTCTTGGTAGCTTTGATTGCGCAGCGCCGTTTCCACTGCCCGGTAAATCGCTTCGCCTTCCGACCAAATGCGTTGCCAGTCCTTCACCTGATCGTCCACAAGGTCGTGGGCGGCTAGATGCTCGGGAATACGTTCTGCTATGGCGATCGCTTCCTCCAGATCCCCAGACTGGAAAGCCTCATCCCCCAGATCCAGAATCATCATCGACCAGGTTTCAATGGAATCTTGAATTTCCTGCTGTAGGGGATGATCCTCGGGTAAACTTTCGACTAACTGGATGGCTTCCAGCAAATCATCCACTGTACGCTTATTAGCTGCGATGTCGGCGCAATACATGCGCAGAGAGGCAGAGGCCGTGGGCCAAAAAATAGCAGGGCAGTTGGGCAGAGCTGGAATTTTCAACAGCAGGGCAGCGGCCAAAAGTCCCGTTCCGGTGGTGCAGAGGACAGCTACCGTGCCCCAAATTTGCCAATTGCGAACCCACTGCCAGCGCTGGCGTGGTGTGGGTGCTGGCGTGGGTGTGGGCGGCTGACGGATCTGGTGTTGCAGATCCTGCAAGGGGTTAGACGACGGGGTGGGGCGACGGCCCGCAGGTGGTTGCGGTAGGGGCGATCGCGGGAGGGGAGGGGCAGGACGAGGAAGCTGCACCGGACGACTCGGCCGATCCATGGGGCGCTGGGCTTGGGGTGGATAATAGCGAGTTTTCCGGCGATCGTGTGTCATGAATAGAACCTAAAATCTGGCAACAATACTCATGGCAAGGGCAGACGTCTAGACACCTAAGTCAGCTCATGGTTCCCAGCAGGGAGTCTGGTCTATCACGATCCATGGGAGAGCTGTGACCTTTTGCCGACGCTGACCTTGGGTATAGCGCGGGCTTCCCTGGATCCCACCAGCGACTCTCTCGTTCAGCTTTGCCTAGGCAAAACCCCGGCAGATCCCGTCTAGAGATGATGTCATGAGTCCTAAAAGCAGACAGGCTGGGAGTTCAGGATACTGACCCAGTTCGTCCGGTTGCTAGCGGATTGACTTGATAGTAACCGTCTTCGGCAAAACTTGGCTGCTGATAGGTTGTCTAGATCGTTGCTATCCTAACGTTCTATGGTTAGAGTCTACTCAGTTTTTCAACATTCTCATCATTCCTTGACGTCGATCTCGCCGGCCGTCGTCAAACAACATAATTTGACACAAACCTGACCGGCCAGGGCAAGACTCGGGGGCCAAACCTAAAACTAGGCCAAAAGCTAGGTCGAATTCTTCACAGATGTCTTTACTATAGTCAGGAGGTCTTTTTCAGGGAGCGATCGCCCTTGAGAGGCTCCGGATGCTCTCGATCGTTGTCAGCCAGCCGTGACGATAACGCTGCGATCGCCTTGTGTCCCAACGAGGGGATCAAGCAGATCGTCTCGTTGGGCTAGGTGCCACGGTGGTCTGATCCCGACGCCTAGATGGATGAGGGGCGATGGTTTTTATGCCGCTGCCTGCTCATCTGTCGCCGATCGAGACTGCAAAGACTCCAGTTCTTATCATCTTGGATTGAACTCATGCCTTTTCCTCGCTCCAGTGGTTTGTTGCTCCATCCCACCTCATTTCCTGGCCCCCATGGCATTGGAGACCTCGGGGGCGCTGCCTATGCTTTTGTTGATTTTCTAGCAGCCAGTGGTCAGCAACTGTGGCAGGTCTTGCCGCTCAGCCCCACGGGCTACGGCAACTCGCCCTACATGTGCTATTCCTCCATGGCGGGCAATCCTCTGTTGATTAGCCTAGATTTGTTGGTCGATGAAGGATGGTTGACCCACGACGATCTGTCGGTGTTGCCGGACTTTCCTAGCGATAAAGTTGACTACGATCGCGTCATTGCTACCAAAACACCGCTGCTCGATCGAGCTGCCGAACGCTTTAAGGCCCATGCCTCGGATCGACAGCGCCAAGAGTTTGATGTGTTTTGCCATGCTCGGGCTGTTTGGCTCGACGACTTTGTCTTTTTTATGGCGCTTAAACAGGCCCATGGTGGCGAAAGCTGGCACCGTTGGGATGAAGCGATCGCCAAACGTGATCCTGATACCCTAAGCCGTTGGCGCAAGCAGCTTGCCAATGATATTTACCACCACAAGTTTCTCCAGTTTGAATTTTTCCGGCAATGGTCTCACCTGAAGAAGTATGCCAACGATCGCCAAATTCAGATCATTGGCGACATGCCGATCTACGTGGCCCACGACAGCGCTGATGTCTGGTCACTGCCCCACATTTTCCATCTGGATCCAGAAACGGGGGAGCCAGCCCTAATGGCCGGTGTGCCCCCCGATTACTTCAGCGAAACCGGCCAGCTATGGGGCAATCCCATCTATAACTGGGAGGCGATGCAGGCTTGGGGCTTCAAGTGGTGGCTGCAGCGTTTGCAGTCTATGTTGGAATATGTGGATTTAATTCGGGTTGACCACTTTCGAGGCTTTCAGGCCTACTGGGAAGTGCCCCAAGGGGAAACCACCGCCATCAATGGTCAGTGGGTGGAGGCTCCGGGTCGAGAGTTCTTTAAGACCGTCAAGGAGGAGCTAGGCAGTTTGCCGATCTTGGCGGAAGATCTTGGGGTCATTACCCCCGAGGTGGAAGCCCTACGGGATGAGTTTGACTTTCCGGGGATGAAAATTCTTCACTTCGCCTTCGGTTCTGGCCCAGGCAACCCCTACCTACCGTTTAATTTCGAGCGCAACTGCATGGTCTATACCGGCACCCACGATAACAACACTACGGTGGGCTGGTTTGAAAGCCTATCAGACTGGGAAAAAGACCACATCAGCCATTACCTAGGCGACATCAGCTACGACGGAATTCACTGGGACATGATTCGCTTGGCTCTCAGCTCCCACGCCAATCAAGCCGTGATTCCCTTCCAGGATCTCTTGGGACTAGGGGGAGGTGCGCGAATGAACCTGCCCGGTGCCCCAACCGGGAACTGGGAGTGGCGCTATCGAGATGAAGCCGTCAACCCAGAGTTAGCAGGGCGGATGCATATGCTGACAGAGATGTATGGACGCCTGCCCCAGCCCCCAGCCCCTGCGGATGAGTCCGATGGGTAGCTGGGTAACTGGGGTTTGGATGAGCTTAGGCGTTAGAACCTAGGGTGTGAGTGGAGGGCGATCGCCAGATACTGGTCGGAACGCGATCGCCTCTTCATCAGGCATGAGGGCCGTTGGGGAGGATGCAGAATAGGTCACCTCTGCCACCGTACCTGGTTCTCCTAATGGCTTAGCCTGACCATCGTAGGTGACCACCAGCCCCCCAGCATTGCCAGCTAGGATAGTCAGCTGAGTATCGGCTGTCCAAGTATGGCTGCTGCCTTCGCTCAGTGTATCTTCAAAGGTCATCTCGCCATCAGAGACCACCCGTACCCAAGATGGAGCCGTAACGCTCACATCCACCCGCACCGGTCGCTGCTCCTCGGTAGCCTCATTGCCGGGTGCTGGAGTTGGCGATGCAGCTGGCTCTGTAGGTACAGGCATCGTCACCTGCTGATTGACCAGACGCTCCTCTGCCAAGGGGGATACCGACCGGTTCATCAGATGAGATAG
This Candidatus Obscuribacterales bacterium DNA region includes the following protein-coding sequences:
- a CDS encoding PDDEXK nuclease domain-containing protein, with the translated sequence MTGPLDQAMEQSFAEVVEMIQSAKQRATQAVNTQLVELYWQVGAYLSHKLAQAEWGEGVVQQLADYLARTQPGLRGFTRRNLFRMRKFYETYQDETIVTAVLSQLPWTHNLIILNQSKHPEEREFYLRLAIQEKWSSRELERQFKIALFERSVLNPVKVSPVAAQSHPTAVDVFRDAYMVEFLELPELHTEADLHQGLLRQLKDFLIELGRDFCFVGSEYPVQVGGRDFALDLLFFHRGLNCLVAVELKVGRFEPEYLGKLNFYLEALDRDERKPHENPAIGVLLCASKDDEVVKYALNRSLSPALIAEYQTQLPDKALLQAKLHEFYALNVATGEDR
- a CDS encoding spermidine/putrescine ABC transporter substrate-binding protein — encoded protein: MSQRPRPSAGFNREAQLLRAFSRRRFIQFASTASLAAVSTRLIGCSPSSETAVTTGDTPASSSGNTLRLLTWPGYDEPEVIRGFEEEYGVTVEFKTYLGGEQMLQFFNQSPAGTYDALISDGEYVTKLMALGAIAPIDPSTVPNLSDYYPVYQDFPGFYEDDQMMAVGTRFGNYGIAFNQSIIPPSEVTSWEFLLREDLAGKLALFDWYLPNMGNASLALFPENPNPYDLTDAQLEEVKAWMLRMKPNVALVTPSVQDIVNAFINGDVTAGPVGDWVIQNAIADGNQEFTAIVPEEGAIRWSEGAAICADSPNPELAQSWVEYMSRPEVQARLANAQAYKGLAPNVKVIEYLNDDEKQLLGYVADPSDASKLLVESQLERTRARQLPTQQDEKAWQDIYNEFKAT
- a CDS encoding ABC transporter permease; the protein is MTAIKLSARPTRSINLLKLVGWLYLGGMYLFLMLPILTLVIFSFENSRFPTLPWTGWTLRWYGDLFRDGRLIQSLGYSLWISPAAAAAATVLGFCAAYVLNRFQFLGKKFLSIVLIIPIIIPPLILGVAFLGLLSRLQLQGKLISIFLTHVVILIPTAIALIGLRLSQMPKDLEEAAWNLGATEWQALWRVVLPWSIPGIAGSWLLAFTFSFDEFVIAWFVSGFKQTLPVAIYTFLGANLTPALNAIGTLIFLISICLLVGVELLLIPILLGQRRSS
- a CDS encoding class I SAM-dependent DNA methyltransferase, with product MNPTNHSQTAAFLWAIADLLRGDFKQSQYGRIILPFTLLRRLECVLEANKQTVLDAAKEHQTKPDLAREKLLLRAADQQFYNTSPLSLGTLSDTQTADDLMSYVQSFSSDAREIFEHFHFEDFVQQLATSDLLYQVVQRFAATDLSPAHIDNFGMGIIFEELIRKFAESSNETAGEHFTPRDIVHLTTSLVITGQDHKLKPHSIVTIYDPTAGTGGFLSEGDEYIQAISKQVTVSLHGQELNPESYAICKADMLIKGQTVSNIKLGNTLSDDQLATSHFDFMLSNPPFGVEWKKVQKQVTDEHNERGFAGRFGPGLPRVSDGSLLFLLHLVSKMRPSQEGGSRIGIILNGSPLFTGGAGSGESEIRRYLLQSDLVEAIIALPTDMFYNTGIATYVWILSNHKPELRRGQVQLIDGTQHFSKMRKSLGSKRQYLNEEQIDDLVRLYGRFEATPQSKIFPIEAFGYRRITIERPLRLAFQVTPDRIKAALDEKAVQKLDGEVQSRLITALQTLEKEPLHLSRAPFIKRLKQALAMQEIDASAAVLKVLLNAFGERHPEAEICRVKDKPKGQPEPDTGLRDYENVPLGESIYDYFEREVKPHVPDAWIDQGKCDAIDGEVGIVGFEIPFNRHFYVFQPPRPLEEIDRDLKACTDRIKQMIEELSA
- a CDS encoding ABC transporter permease translates to MSHPPATRPIATPNERSGLKYIGLAPVVIYNGIFFLLPLLFLIWIGFWSTENYRAIPGFSLDNYIDIFSQLFTRSRYAYALLQTAWVASTTTILAILLCYPFALMLVFGVPERLQRFAVLLAIAPFWSSYILRLYAWQTILNRNGLFNTLLLKLQVIQEPLPIIFTQVATRIGILHYLAPIVILILYLVLRNSDRALLEASRNLGATQWQTFWRVLLPLSKPGIIYSALFGIIISAGDVLSGIVLGGGTGRSIFGPIPLFSTVVLNEYAGTTNLPRTSALATILVILLLVILAAGLKLSDPPRD
- a CDS encoding ABC transporter ATP-binding protein, producing MSSTSTNPPSSIPVAQARTAETSSAPALELRAIAKQFNQLSVLSDINLHVDPGEFVAIMGPSGCGKTTLLRLIAGLESMSSGEIWLHGQPIGQLPVHQRHTPLVWQSFALFPHLNVFQNIAFGLTLKSHNRAAVKDKVHQVAELVHLSDFLKRRVGALSGGQKQRVAIARALVMEPKILLLDEPMSALDAHLRLRMQGELKRLQQTLNIAFVYITHNQNEAFAMADRIVVMNQGRIEQIGSPADLYTRPQSHFVAEFVGNNNLFDGQVRSLNDDHTLTIQCPQGLICAQPGQVNHSVGDMVTVVVPADKMRLDPTEKTDNSLKASLRGREFMGSQMSYLLETESGHELNLICQESFSDSLRIAINTDLVLHWSSQDTVLLEDTRSLERER